Genomic segment of Brachyspira suanatina:
TCTTATACCTATATCGCTTGCAAATATAATAGCTTTTTCCATAAGCTCCATAGCTTTTTTTCTGGTATCAGGATTCTTACTTCCCATAGGAAATCTTCTATGTCCGCTAAAACACATAGTAGGTATTTTTATACCAGTTTCAAATATAGATTTTACTAATGATTCTCTTTCTTCTTTAGTCCAATCTAATCTTGAAAGTCTTTCATCTGTTTCATCTATTGATATTTCAACAAAATCAAAACCTAACTCTTTAGCATCCAATAATTTCTGATGCCAAGAAGTACTTTTTTCCAATGCTTTTTCATATATTCCAAATAAATTATTGATAATAGCACCCTCCAATATAATTAAAAAAATAGGGAAATAATTAATTAATAAATATTTCCCCATTCAAAAATTATCACTTACTTTTCAAATCTTCTAAATATCCGGATTCATTAAGTTTTTGTTTAAACTCCGGTTCTGATAGAACATTTTTAATTCCAATAACTCTTACGCCTTTTTCAATTGATTCTTTAAACATATCAATAAAATTCAAAGGACAAAATACCAAGTCATAATTAACAGCTGTACTCTTACCTTCAGATAAAGCACAATGGTGAACATTTGCTCCATTAATGCCTAATGACTTAAGAGCTTTTTCAGCAGTCATTTTCATCATTAAACTAGTACCAGATCCATTGGCACAAGAAACTAAAACTTTTAGCATAATAATAATCTCCTTACTATAAAATATTTAAGCATTTGCTTTCTGTTGTTTTTCTTTCATTTTTTCTCTGTATGCTTCATAATCATCAGTGATTAAGAAATATGTATCTTTATTTTTCATATATTGTATCTGAGGTATAGCTATTAATATTAATATTATAATACCAACACCAGCATAACCTAAATATTTCATAATAACTGTAAAGCCAGGCCATAATACTGCCCAGTCCCACATACCTAAATAACCGCCGTAAGCAGCAAGACCTACCCAATAAGCTATGAAAGCTGAACCGAATACCTGACATAATCCTGAAATAAATGGAAGAATCATAGCAGCCTTAATACCGCCTCTGTTATTTGCAAATACAGCTATAGTAGCGTTATCGAAGAATACAGGAATAAATCCAGCTATTATTATAACAGGACTCTTCATAAGTATCAATGTAATAATTGCAAGGAATTGTCCAGCAGCACCGAATAATAAACCTATAGTAACAGCATTTGGAGAACCGAAACCGAAAGTAGCAGCACAGTCAATACCAGGAACAGCTCCAGGAAGAAGTCTTGTAGATATACCTTGGAAAGACTGAGTCAATTCAGTAACGAATGTTCTAACACCTAATTGAAGTATAGCCAAATATACAGCAAAATTCAAAGCTGTTGTTAATGTATAGAAGAAGAAACTTTGTCCTTCTTTCATAAAGTTATTAGCTATTAAGTAATCTCTTCCTAAAGTCAACAATATTATTCCAAAGAATAATAACATCAATATAGAAGTAGATACCATATTTTCATTGAATATTGATAAAAATCCAGGGAATTGTATATCCTCTAATTTTTTACCTTCGCCTTTTCCTTTTAATTTTTCAGCTATAGTAGAAAATATTTTTAAAGCAAATACCTGTTGGTGAGCAACACAGAAACCGCCGCCTTCTGTTAAGTCTTGAGTAATTTCTACTGTTAAGTTAGAACCTACAGCCCAATATAAACCAAGAAGTATACTCATCATTACAAGCATAGGAGTATCACCTAACTCTGGGAAACAGAAAAATATTAGCCAGAAAGCTGTAGCAGCCTGCTGTATTTGTACGTTTCCTGTAGTAAATATAGAACGTATTTTTGTAACTTTTCTAAAAGCAACTAAAAGAATGTTAAATATAAATGCTATAAGAAGCAGAAGCATTACCTGAGAGAAAGATTTACCTATATGCTCCATTGCAGCCTGAACAGCATTTTGTCCATAATAAGGGTCTATAACTGTTGCCTGCAAATTAAATTTATCTTTAAGTCCTACAAGTATAGGTCTGAAATTATTAACAAGTCCGCCAGAACCTACTGAAAGTATAAGGTATCCAACAGTAGCTTTCAAAAAACCTGCTAAACATTCATACCAAGGTTTTTTTAACAGTATATAACCTATTAATACTATAAAACCAATAAAATATGCAGGCTGGGTGAGAATATTTTGGGCAAAATATGTCCATATCTTTAATAAAATCTCCATTAATTATCTCCTTTAATTTTATTCATATCTAATTATAACATAGAACGGAATGGAATATTTTGCTCATGTTCAAAGCAATCATCAAAACCTCTAGGGTGATGATATTGAACTAAATCTTTATCTCTAGGATAAACATATTTACCGCCTACTTCCCATATGAAAGGCTTAAATTGATATTGAAGTCTGTCTTTTTTCATTTGATATAAAACTTCTATTTCTCTTGTATCAGCCATAAAGTTAGTCCATACATCATAGTGTATAGGTATAACTACTTTACATCTTAAAGCTTCAGCCATTCTAAGAACATCTACAGAAGTCATTTTATCTGCTATACCTATAGGATTCTCACCATAAGAACCTAAAGCAACATCAATATCAAAATCTTTACCATGTTTAGCAAAATAAATAGAATAATGAGAATCTCCGCTATGATATATATTTCCGCCAGGAGTTTTTATAACATAATTAACAGCTTTTGTATCCATTTCAGGAACAGTATTTCTCAAATCATCTGGAGGAGTAGTTACCAAACAAGTTCTGTCAAAAGAATCTGTAGCTATTATCTCAACATCCTTAATTTTTACAGAATCGCCTGGTTTAACTACTATACATCTGTCAGCAGGAACTCCCCATTCAATCCATTTTTCAACAGAATATTTAGGACCTATAAAAGGTATAGGCTCTTTAATATTCTTCATAACAGCAGCAGCCACATTAATATCTATATGGTCATTATGATAGTGAGTTGATAATATAGCATCTACTTTTTTTATTGCAAAAGGATCTATAACAAAAGGAGAAGCTCTAAGATTAGGCTGTAATTTTCTTACACCAGCCATATTAGCCATTTGGTGTCCTGCAACCATATTTTTAGTTTTCTTTGTTCTTTTTCCATTGCCGCACCATAAATCTATACATATATTAGCATCGCCTGGTGTCTTTACCCAAATACCTACACATCCAAGCCACCACATAGCAAATGTATTTGGTTCTACAACTTCTTCTTCTATCTCTTCGTTAAGCCAAGTTCCCCATTCAGGAAAACTATCTAATATCCAGCCTTCTCTAGTAATTGAATCAATTTTGCTCATATTTTCTCCTTTTTATTTTAATTTATAATAATGATAAAATTTCCTCCTCTGTAAGGTCTTCTTTTATCATTTTTTCCAACTTTTCATCATCGCCTAAAAATTCAGCGAGCTCAGCTATTGCATCCTGATGCCCATCTGCATTTTCAGCAGCTAATGTAAAAAATAAATAAACTTTTCCATCTGTTTGATAAAAATCAACGCCATTTTTTACTTTTAAAAAACTCATTCCTTTTTTCAAAACACCATCTTCAGGTCTTGAATGAGGCATTGCTACAC
This window contains:
- a CDS encoding PTS sugar transporter subunit IIB, encoding MLKVLVSCANGSGTSLMMKMTAEKALKSLGINGANVHHCALSEGKSTAVNYDLVFCPLNFIDMFKESIEKGVRVIGIKNVLSEPEFKQKLNESGYLEDLKSK
- a CDS encoding PTS ascorbate transporter subunit IIC, whose product is MEILLKIWTYFAQNILTQPAYFIGFIVLIGYILLKKPWYECLAGFLKATVGYLILSVGSGGLVNNFRPILVGLKDKFNLQATVIDPYYGQNAVQAAMEHIGKSFSQVMLLLLIAFIFNILLVAFRKVTKIRSIFTTGNVQIQQAATAFWLIFFCFPELGDTPMLVMMSILLGLYWAVGSNLTVEITQDLTEGGGFCVAHQQVFALKIFSTIAEKLKGKGEGKKLEDIQFPGFLSIFNENMVSTSILMLLFFGIILLTLGRDYLIANNFMKEGQSFFFYTLTTALNFAVYLAILQLGVRTFVTELTQSFQGISTRLLPGAVPGIDCAATFGFGSPNAVTIGLLFGAAGQFLAIITLILMKSPVIIIAGFIPVFFDNATIAVFANNRGGIKAAMILPFISGLCQVFGSAFIAYWVGLAAYGGYLGMWDWAVLWPGFTVIMKYLGYAGVGIIILILIAIPQIQYMKNKDTYFLITDDYEAYREKMKEKQQKANA
- the ulaG gene encoding L-ascorbate 6-phosphate lactonase, translated to MSKIDSITREGWILDSFPEWGTWLNEEIEEEVVEPNTFAMWWLGCVGIWVKTPGDANICIDLWCGNGKRTKKTKNMVAGHQMANMAGVRKLQPNLRASPFVIDPFAIKKVDAILSTHYHNDHIDINVAAAVMKNIKEPIPFIGPKYSVEKWIEWGVPADRCIVVKPGDSVKIKDVEIIATDSFDRTCLVTTPPDDLRNTVPEMDTKAVNYVIKTPGGNIYHSGDSHYSIYFAKHGKDFDIDVALGSYGENPIGIADKMTSVDVLRMAEALRCKVVIPIHYDVWTNFMADTREIEVLYQMKKDRLQYQFKPFIWEVGGKYVYPRDKDLVQYHHPRGFDDCFEHEQNIPFRSML
- a CDS encoding PTS sugar transporter subunit IIA; this encodes MLKEFLKGNIKIIESVSNWEEALKIGSKSLVDNKNIEEKYVQAIIDNVYKYGPYIVLTDGVAMPHSRPEDGVLKKGMSFLKVKNGVDFYQTDGKVYLFFTLAAENADGHQDAIAELAEFLGDDEKLEKMIKEDLTEEEILSLL